A window of the Diorhabda carinulata isolate Delta chromosome 1, icDioCari1.1, whole genome shotgun sequence genome harbors these coding sequences:
- the LOC130903986 gene encoding MFS-type transporter SLC18B1-like: protein MDKDLFTPKKSTPNADNYSSSTSKKISLTLPRSKSMSSVSPDAFTTAEVKNMRERLLRLNPRMTTSTLRNLNKFQIMTLISLALVDFMSFCSMSIMAPFFPNEAYKKGMSDSMTGFVFSFYALVMFLSSPVFGKILPIFGAKFLFILGIFVAAICNILFGLLEYIETYTLFTTLCILIRGFEALGASAFSTASYIFVVNYFPNNIGSVIGILETFVGLGMSIGPAIGGILYSLGGFSVPFYTLGIAMVIIAFINMLLIPNVEDCDTVTNKTTSMINLIQIPAVVITGLVVVVVSSVWAFLDPTLEPHLRDFNLSPEKIGLIFLLFSALYGVSSPAWGWIADKVSHHWFMMVAGLFMCTLGLLLLGPSPIIPGLSPNLWLDLVALSILGVSVALALMPTFLGILTSATNAGYPDSLVTYSVVAGIWSCMYSLGEVIGPALGGFLLEKYGFPISSTVMAILTFSLAILTSVFFIIKTSVCSEDESNPDSGISESWRSSNISFSNELTPLLLSPLSSNFQHNKKQYYTQNERSCDLELYPNLMEPRSGLSVTYTGKGSSEI from the exons ATGGATAAAGATTTATTTACCCCAAAAAAATCTACTCCTAATGCAGATAACTATAGTTCAAGTACTTCTAAAAAAATTAGTCTAACTCTTCCTAGAAGCAAATCCATGTCATCTGTCTCCCCTGATGCATTTACTACTGCAGAAGTTAAAAACATGCGGGAGAGATTGCTAAG attaaatCCACGTATGACAACATCAACTTTAAGAAACttgaacaaatttcaaataatgacTCTAATATCTCTTGCTCTGGTGGATTTTATGAGTTTTTGTTCAATGTCTATAATGGCtccattttttccaaatgaagcttataaaaaggGAATGTCAGACTCAATGACCggatttgtttttagtttttatgctCTAGTCATGTTTTTATCGTCTCCAGTCTTTGGAAAAATT cTGCCAATATTTGGagcgaaatttttattcatacttGGTATATTTGTAGCAGCCATATGCAATATATTATTTGG GTTATTGGAATATATTGAAACATATACCCTTTTTACCACTCTATGCATATTAATAAGAGGATTCGAGGCTTTAGGTGCCAGCGCTTTTTCCACTGCTAGTTATATCTTTGTggttaattattttccaaataatatcgGATCAGTGATA GGTATATTGGAGACGTTTGTGGGATTAGGAATGAGTATTGGTCCAGCTATAGGAGGCATATTGTATTCG CTTGGTGGATTTAGTGTACCTTTTTATACTTTGGGAATTGCAATGGTTATTATAGCGTTTATAAATATGTTACTTATACCAAATGTCGAAG acTGTGATACCGTAACGAACAAGACAACATCTATGATTAACTTGATACAAATTCCAGCTGTAGTAATTACAGGACTCGTTGTTGTCGTCGTCTCCAGTGTTTGGGCATTTTTAGATCCTACACTAGAGCCACATTTGAGAGAT ttcaacttgagcccagaaaaaattggtttaatatttcttctattttctgcATTGTATGGAGTATCAAGCCCAGCATGGGGTTGGATAGCCGATAAAGTAAGCCACCATTGGTTTATGATGGTTGCTGGATTATTTATGTGCACATTAGGACTATTATTGCTGGGACCATCTCCTATTATTCCAGGATTATCTCC AAACTTGTGGCTGGATTTAGTTGCTTTATCAATTCTGGGAGTCTCCGTGGCTTTAGCTCTAATGCCCACATTTTTGGGTATATTAACTTCTGCCAC AAATGCAGGTTATCCAGATTCTTTAGTAACATATAGTGTAGTAGCTGGTATATGGTCCTGCATGTATTCTTTAGGTGAAGTTATAGGACCAGCACTCGGTGGTTttcttttggaaaaatatggTTTCCCAATTAGTTCAACTGTAATGGCGATACTCACCTTCTCTTTG GCAATCTTAACAAGTgtcttctttattattaaaacttcaGTTTGTTCTGAGGACGAGAGCAATCCAGATAGTGGTATCAGTGAATCCTGGAGAAGTTCTAATATTAGTTTCTCTAATGAACTTACTCCACTTCTGTTATCACCTCTCTCCTCCAATTTTCAGCACAATAAGAAGCAGTATTATACACAAAATGAGCGAAGCTGTGAt ttGGAGCTTTACCCTAATTTAATGGAACCAAGGTCTGGATTGTCTGTAACATATACAGGAAAAGGCTCAtctgaaatttga